A window of Gemmatimonadaceae bacterium genomic DNA:
GTGGGGCACCCCTACGGCGTGAGCGGCCAGCGGCTCACGGGGCACGCACTGATCGAGGGGAAGCGGCGCGGGGCGAAGTACGTGGTGGTGACGATGTGCGTGGGTGGCGGCATGGGCGCGGCCGGCCTGTTCGAGGTGGCGTGACCGCCCCCGGTCTGCCCGGCGCAGGCGCTGCTCCCGGATCCCCCGACCTCCACACCCGCGTGCATGGCTGAGCGTCCCTTCCCGACGGTGATCGAGAGCGCGCGTGACCCGGCCCTCGAGGCGCGGATCACCCGCCGTGTGGCGATGCACTACGCCGATGGCGAGGATGCGCAGCTCGACCGGCCGGGTCACGTGCGGGCCGCGAGCTCGATGGCGTGGATCGGCGGGCGCATCGCGCTGGTGCAGGACGACGTGAACTTCGTCGCACTGGTGGACCCGGTGACGGGGCTGGCGGATGCCGTGACGCTGCCGGCCGGGAAGGGCGACCTGCGGCAGTTCGACGATGGTCGCGGGAACAAGAAGCACAAGCTGGACCTGGAGGCGATGACGCGGGTGCCGGAGACCGGCGGCACGACGCTGCTGGCGTTCGGGTCGGGGTCGAAGAAGCGGCGGGAGAACGTGCTGTCGCTGCGGTTCCGCAGTGGCGGGACGGCGCTGGCGCACGACGCGCCGGCGCTGGTGCACCTTCCCGCGCTGTATGCGGCACTGCGTGCAGAGCCACACTTCGCGGGCAGCGAGATGAACATCGAGGGGGCGATGTACACCGGGGGCGCGATTCGCCTCTTCGGGCGCGGGAACGGCGAGGCGACCGACGACCTGGAGCCGTGCGACGCCACCTGCGACCTGTCGTGGGCGCTGCTGCGGGCACACATCGCCGATCCGGATCGCCATCCGGTGCCGCCGCTGCAGCGCATCACGCAGTACCGGCTGGGTGCGATCGACGGTGTGGCGCTCGGCTTCACCGACGCCATTCCTGCGGGTCGCTCGAACGTGCTCTACACCGCCGCCGCCGAGGCGTCGGAGGATGCGGGCAGTGACGGCGCGGTGGGTGGCTCGGCGATCGGCGTGCTGCCGAACGACCGGCGTCGCGCGGCGCGCTGGACGGCGATCACCGATGAGCGCGGGGCGCCATTCGGTGGGAAGGTGGAGGGGGTGGTGCTGCACCCGCACCATGCACGACGGGCGCTGGTGGTGGTGGACCTGGACGACCACACCAGCCCGTCGGAGCTGTGTGAGGTGGAGTTGCGCGGCGCCTGGTGGTGACGGCCGGCGGGGCCGGAGCGTGGCGGTGGCCGGCGGGTGTGCGGGCGCGTAGCATCAGGGCGGACACCGTTCCCCGTGGAGGGATGTGATGGAGCGACGTGAGATGCTGGCGGTGCTCGGCGCCGCCGGTGCGGCGCAGGTACTCGGAGGAGCGGCCCCGATGGCGACGGTGACGCAGGGTGCGGGGCGGCTCAAGCAGAGCGTCTGCCGCTGGTGCTACGACAAGATCCCGCTGGACGTGCTGTCGCGCGACGTGGCGGCGATGGGGTTCAAGTCCATCGAGCTGCTGAGCGAGAACGAGTGGGCGACGGTGAAGGCTGCCGGCCTGACGTGCGCGGTGGCCAACGGGCCGAGCACGATCCCGGTGGGCTTCAACCGTCCCGACCAGCACGACAGGCTGGAGGCCGAGTCGAGGCGGCTGCTGCCACTGGTGGCAGCGGCGGGGATCCCGCAGATGATCGTCTTCTCGGGCAACCGCGGCGGGTTGTCGGATGCCGAGGGGCTGGCGCACTGCGTGACGGGCCTGCAGCGGATCACGCCGCTGGCCGAGCGCCTGGGCGTGACGCTGATCATGGAGCTGCTGAACTCGAAGGTGGACCACAAGGACTACATGTGTGACCACACGGCGTGGGGTGCGGAGCTGGTGACGCGCGTGGGCTCACCGCGCTTCAAGCTGCTCTACGACGTGTATCACATGCAGATCATGGAAGGGGACGTGATCCGGACGATCCGCGACAACTTCGCGCACATCGGACACTACCACACGGGCGGGGTGCCGGGGCGTCACGAGATCGACGATGCGCAGGAGCTGAACTATCCGCGCATCATGACGACGCTGGCGGAGCTCGGGTTCACCGGGTACGTGGGGCAGGAGTTCATCCCGGTCCGTGATCCCATGGTGTCGTTGCGCGAGGCGTATTCTCTTTGCAACGTCTGAACGGCAGCACGGCCTGGTGGCGTGGGGGTGACCGGCGCGGCCGTGGTTCGCGAGTCAGTGGCCGGCGTGCCGGTTCAGGGGGGTCAGTGGGGGGCTGGACATATCAAAAAATACTGGTACGATACGTCCCATGCGCACCGACACCGGGACCGATTTCACGCGAGCTGCCGCCCTGTTCCATGCGCTGTCGGACGAGGCGCGGGTCGAGATCGTGTCGATCCTGCAGGGCGGTGAGCAGTGCGTGTGTGAGCTGATGGACGTGGTGGGGGCGGCGCAGTCGCGCCTGTCGTATCACCTGAAGGTGCTCAAGGACGCCGGGGTGGTGACGGACCGCCGCGAGGGTCGCTGGGCGTACTACACGCTGAATCGCGACGTGATTCTGGAGGCGGAGCAGGTGCTGGCCGGCCTGCGCCCGAGGGCACGACGCGGGGCGTTGCCGGGCTGTTGCGGATAACGGGCACGCGGTACCGGACGGTGGTTTCCTGTGGTCCACATATCAAGATTTCCTGATTCACATGGAGCGGCAGCATGCGTGACGTGACGACGGCCGGCGGCGACAGCACGATCGACTCCCTGCGCACCACGGTGCGTGCGCGGTACGGAGCGGTGGCCACGCGGGTGGCGGAGTCGGGGTCGACGGCAGGGGCCTCGTGTTGTGGCCCGGCGAGTGGCTCGAGCGGGTGCTGCGGCTCGAGCACGGAGAGCTGGGACCCGATCACGGCCAACCTCTACGACGAGGGGCAGGCGGCGGGGGTGCCGGCCGAGGCGCTGCTGGCGTCGCTGGGGTGCGGCAATCCGACCGCGCTGGCGGACCTGCAGCCGGGGGAGGTGGTGCTGGACCTCGGTTCGGGCGGGGGCATCGACGTGCTGCTGTCGGCGAAGCGGGTGGGCCCGACGGGCAAGGCCTACGGGCTGGACATGACCGACGAGATGCTGGCGCTGGCGAACGAGAACAAGGCGCGCGCCGGCGCGACGAACGTGGAGTTCCTGCGCGGCCACATCGAGTCGATCCCGCTGCCGTCGAACACGGTGGACGTGATCATCTCCAACTGCGTGGTGAACCTGTCGGGCGACAAACGTGCGGTGCTGGCGGAGTCGTTCCGGGTGTTGAAGCCCGGCGGCCGGTTCGCGGTGAGTGACGTGGTGGTGCGGGGCGCGGTGCCGGCGGAGGTGCAGCGGAACATGGAGCTGTGGGTGGGCTGCGTGGCCGGCGCGCTGGAGGAGCAGGAGTTCATCGGGCTGCTGCGCGAGGTGGGGTTCGAGGGGGTGAGCATCGAGCCGACGCGGATCTACAAGGCGGAGGATGCGGCGGCGTTCCTTTCGGGGAGCGGGCTGGATATCGCGCAGTTCGCGGCGGACATCGACGGGCGCTTCATGGGGGCGTTCGTGCGCGCGACGAAGCCCGGTGCGGCCGGCGCGCCGCGTGTGGCGACGGCGGCCAGGGCGCTGGAGACGCTGGGTACTCCGGCTGTCGACGGGGCCGCCGCCTGTTGTGGCCCCGACTGCTGCAGCTGAGGGGGTGACGATGACGGCGGACGTACGGATCGAACGCGCGGAGGTCGACGACCTGGGCGCGGTGGTCGAGCTGCTGCGCGGTGTGGGACTGCCGGTGGATGATGTCGCGTACCACATCGAGGCGTTCGTGCTGGCGCGGGAGGATGGCCAGGTGGTGGGGACGTCGGCGATCGAGGTGCACGGTGACGCGGTGCTGCTGCGCAGCGTGGCGGTGGCGCCGTCGCACCGCGGCCGCGGGATCGCGGATGTGCTGATGGCCGAGAGCGAGGCGATGGCCGTGATCGAGGGCGCACGCCACCTGTACCTGCTGACGACGACGGCGGCGGACTACTTCGCGGTGCGCGGGTTCGAGATCGTGACGCGGGAGGTGGCAGGTGCGGCGATCGGGGAGGCAATGCAGTTCCGGTCGCTGTGTCCGGCGTCGGCGACCTGCATGCGGCGCGCGGTGGCGGGGGGGATCGGCTGAGGCGTCGCCGGCCCGTGA
This region includes:
- a CDS encoding TIM barrel protein; amino-acid sequence: MERREMLAVLGAAGAAQVLGGAAPMATVTQGAGRLKQSVCRWCYDKIPLDVLSRDVAAMGFKSIELLSENEWATVKAAGLTCAVANGPSTIPVGFNRPDQHDRLEAESRRLLPLVAAAGIPQMIVFSGNRGGLSDAEGLAHCVTGLQRITPLAERLGVTLIMELLNSKVDHKDYMCDHTAWGAELVTRVGSPRFKLLYDVYHMQIMEGDVIRTIRDNFAHIGHYHTGGVPGRHEIDDAQELNYPRIMTTLAELGFTGYVGQEFIPVRDPMVSLREAYSLCNV
- a CDS encoding winged helix-turn-helix transcriptional regulator, translating into MRTDTGTDFTRAAALFHALSDEARVEIVSILQGGEQCVCELMDVVGAAQSRLSYHLKVLKDAGVVTDRREGRWAYYTLNRDVILEAEQVLAGLRPRARRGALPGCCG
- a CDS encoding arsenite methyltransferase, which translates into the protein MRDVTTAGGDSTIDSLRTTVRARYGAVATRVAESGSTAGASCCGPASGSSGCCGSSTESWDPITANLYDEGQAAGVPAEALLASLGCGNPTALADLQPGEVVLDLGSGGGIDVLLSAKRVGPTGKAYGLDMTDEMLALANENKARAGATNVEFLRGHIESIPLPSNTVDVIISNCVVNLSGDKRAVLAESFRVLKPGGRFAVSDVVVRGAVPAEVQRNMELWVGCVAGALEEQEFIGLLREVGFEGVSIEPTRIYKAEDAAAFLSGSGLDIAQFAADIDGRFMGAFVRATKPGAAGAPRVATAARALETLGTPAVDGAAACCGPDCCS
- a CDS encoding GNAT family N-acetyltransferase, with the protein product MTADVRIERAEVDDLGAVVELLRGVGLPVDDVAYHIEAFVLAREDGQVVGTSAIEVHGDAVLLRSVAVAPSHRGRGIADVLMAESEAMAVIEGARHLYLLTTTAADYFAVRGFEIVTREVAGAAIGEAMQFRSLCPASATCMRRAVAGGIG